GCCTCCAAACCGGAGGCAATAAAAAAGCCCTGAATCAGAGCAAGTCCTACGGTGCCGTACCGTGTATACTGGGTGATCTTGCGGCGCCCAGCCTCACCCTCTTTATTCAGCTGTTCCAGCTGTGGTATAACAACTGTCAGGAGCTGAATAATAATGGAGGCTGAAATATAGGGCATAATGCCCAAAGCAAAAATGGAAAAATTTTCCAGAGCACCACCGGAGAACATGTTAAACATGCCGAACAGGGTGCCAGAATATTGCTCAAAAAAAGCCGCAAGAGCATCTCCATTGATACCTGGTGTCGGTATCTGAACGCCCATACGATATACCAAAAGCATTAAAAGGGTAAAAATAACCCTTTTACGAAGCTCCGGTATATTTGCTGCACTGGCAAGACCGCTCATATCTTATTCCTTTACTGTGCCGCCCGCCGCAATAATCTTTTCTTGGGCTCCCCGGCTAACTTTATCAACTTCGACCTGAACTTTTTTTGAAATCTCACCATTGGCAAGAATCTTAATCATGGTATCACGCTCCGTGACAAGGCCCGCATCCAGCAGGGCCTGTCTGTCAACAGTGGCACCATCATCAAATGTATCAAGATCAGATAAAGAAATAATCTTATAGGTGGTTTTAAAAATATTGGTAAAACCACGTTTCGGCAAACGCCTATGAAGGGGCATCTGACCACCCTCAAAACCTGGTTTTGCGGTATATCCAGATCGAGAACGAGCACCCTTATGGCCACGGCCAGCAGTTTTGCCGAGACCACTTCCAGGTCCACGGCCAACTCTTTTCTTTGCTTTTCGGGCACCTTTATTCGGAGAAAGATTATTCAGGGTCAGCATTTTCTACTCCTCAACCTTTATCAGGTG
This genomic interval from Candidatus Electrothrix rattekaaiensis contains the following:
- the rplO gene encoding 50S ribosomal protein L15, whose protein sequence is MLTLNNLSPNKGARKAKKRVGRGPGSGLGKTAGRGHKGARSRSGYTAKPGFEGGQMPLHRRLPKRGFTNIFKTTYKIISLSDLDTFDDGATVDRQALLDAGLVTERDTMIKILANGEISKKVQVEVDKVSRGAQEKIIAAGGTVKE